In one Diprion similis isolate iyDipSimi1 chromosome 6, iyDipSimi1.1, whole genome shotgun sequence genomic region, the following are encoded:
- the LOC124406944 gene encoding uncharacterized protein LOC124406944 isoform X2: protein MEALLPSEIARLVFGYLEDQKCNEAARSFLEASPHLHECRTAVLNGRRFNTRVNGYTLIDIFDKFSAAHLLVQERLTKVADCEQVKQCGDLLDQLRFLIGGSRGQRFVVNINVPSQASSPTCGASPLITSSVRKRYHSASDRDRSRRYPKPLHQLSEKQTEPVTSQCFETVEATPLESLPGHTYLSSIPHQPEPSTSHDSDGVYCTSTKNDYTDRSPLGDFSSLTKQICHDTRLSDQGMEQENSSGKSEKCNTVLVDATDKTELKQTDNEENKNLMLGGKTMATSTDELTTYSSIEVQTTPYALSESESNELDDEPIENLSLLTKELLNRTELQERIAENINKAILPIEMPSKDESICESMGGELNTSIMAELNNAIKSIVAATETDPVFENFLDEIIGPNMDTDTSPDEEHDVRVSLEPATNSRIQTEPSNTAVVDMELEEVTSVVSTKSMSSNGTTDLPLKHRLRSSSRQQNSKLEDERDRPKDVERVDNALEDHNAEAIWSIINANIVGNKQILDKSPAIGNAAAAKPAVAIQSTELSQAVSIPPANQIADSTEVMENDVTSDKSSEKPAVEKLVCLNSNSEPKSNQSDLISEQEMMAMPTLIVCSAEEMRDSIKADNLSSSRSSVSYPEPRFVPIAPKGPDCLAPMQPLYLRAVQVPVKVQSKIQPQVATKVEKMKTKSPSSPQVSRANTKFNRKMMKKRKNPKSAIVPTNTAVESETSSVTNTEQAGPAEVESITLYANDNSFGTLIENAGNMPIINLDDTALTSTGFSPYLKFHDSKNIAPKSNISSVKLSSDIPIEQLDADTKVDESKVLPHTENILFARRTPKSLLRSRSKNNRLSMSTPRRRSNHIRALDFNTPTKSSNSEQKIGSSKSVQFSPKSSKRIKSACRTSLFKSPPFSGSVTMSQKIRTPAKDRQLYKVPIATRSPAPKLLGGWDKYTGVGMILGGTSPHPSSSSTSLEHDEPPPCSQAKSSSCTVKKSWDADLRQALQEYQQPSCSTSVVKKAPTKVKSRVGKSCSTDRVENASKSEGSENDEQSKYGKIIDQNKSKLIIKQGEKCFDKVISDEVAGVIPTVGNNLEISLQENNSALNINVELVMQNDAQIVTSESRDKHAQKDQTESCEGQIKVKETVKSATDLSKTKEKPSVKKYAKLKTLETKISKHKYDHQIESTTVCPVDSSQRKSECLKVSPETRSQTARISQMVDLETPRKVIISSDIPPTPRMLSPSSATITPFTKMTLELSKVPGFISTPDFPPTPNIALTPKTMEENTIDAIKKGEFGTCSPYYQPSTEQPNILENVFSRPNNSKESEPELVPVASSMITDPDVMLNSRVDNDFIRSTSTRKPEIEITQFEVIKENLSKEEADKELKISTNSIMSTEVLLPELINMRPTDIQEQIGVENVFERSPQNQSNNSTSENESSDSSSSDTSSSSSSSSSCSCSSFATTSTPFKSVTKCKTKSNVCDTSIDSSAKTQLHVPNTHDLISKLSPITANDGIGAVESNKNLIQMQKTSSLERGETSPLKVLPLIKTQEEVDASTKETPAKDEALLSEANISETPSSSKSGVESLTNLNSKLSALDNSGCEDSSRQNQVVNKTHIHPSTRLKPKIISVQHFLPDVSLALKPPLLSEIVSSTTQPSNSQVSLTSVTLDGKLGMHLEEKRLRLMAKLKSNPQTKIAPHKVKIKQVNLNAKINAKEKLNTAKFSTHGQRKRLTQTKSKNQVIQSSPKKNLNAKNSSKAPNKRISENESVEGVQLTQSKDASVKFNSKDCKQEKCDAAKSGIKNSSNINIQKSSTIKKKDGNAPLKSKKSVTSVRNRQVLQETAKVECPSKIHDAMRSEDPLTVGLTTLDCDTSQPTNYTELNEDLRATSRMIDPGHSTKLVAIASQNCETIFEKDSNEKDNIIGVRTTKFSSSSKEDEEGAVENITIPVKKSQTVQLSKVDQIKRDLFSDEENSDQRTTRSKTRQLSDAQKSEHLPSMPVSSAQSEPKTCEIVAKKPKEELTNVLECLKLVPANKTETIEKTSNSSQLHINELGEYQFFHTDSVSIKKKRTKFGSSSLEYVISQNLDNGAICRQAMTPTAYEEIFNHSPRPKKRVMAKKLKMKSSKSIKEETLNPTSTFGTKFENDIMEPSLTSSLSVKLKTASSNVNKNDTKTQTKGLKLIKKDDETKHEDGNPVSEKRTTLDSVEDQPVEKKRRIADPQSLLKKLDLDLFLTSVHGPVGQ, encoded by the exons TGCAGGAGAGATTGACTAAAGTTGCGGATTGTGAGCAGGTTAAACAATGTGGTGATTTGTTGGACCAGTTGCGATTTCTGATTGGAGGATCTCGAGGACAACGTTTTGTAGTAAACATCAATGTTCCATCACAA GCGAGTTCTCCAACGTGTGGCGCATCTCCATTAATAACTAGTAGTGTACGTAAAAGGTATCACAGTGCCAGTGATAGAGACCGTTCAAGGCGTTATCCAAAACCGCTGCACCAACTAAGTGAAAAACAGACTGAGCCAGTGACCAGTCAGT GTTTCGAAACAGTAGAAGCTACTCCACTGGAAAGCTTACCTGGTCACACATATTTGAGCAGCATACCCCATCAGCCTGAGCCATCTACTAGCCATGACAGTGATGGTGTTTACTGCACCTCaacaaaaaatgattacacTGATCGCTCCCCTTTGGgcgatttttcatctcttacCAAACAGATATGTCACGATACGAGATTATCTGACCAGGGAATGGAGCAGGAAAATTCGA GTGGAAAATCGGAGAAATGCAATACAGTTCTGGTAGACGCGACAGATAAAACGGAGTTAAAGCAGACAGACAATGAGGAAAACAAGAACTTAATGCTCGGAGGAAAAACAATGGCTACTAGTACTGATGAATTGACCACATACTCCAGCATCGAAGTACAAACCACTCCGTACGCACTCTCCGAATCAGAGTCGAATGAGCTGGATGATGAgccaattgaaaatttaagc TTACTGACCAAAGAACTACTTAATCGGACGGAATTGCAAGAAAGAATAgctgaaaatataaacaaagCAATACTTCCCATAGAAATGCCTTCTAAGGATGAAAGCATTTGTGAGTCTATGGGCGGCGAGCTGAACACCTCGATCATGGCTGAGCTGAATAATGCAATTAAATCCATAGTCGCAGCGACAGAAACGGATccagtatttgaaaattttttggacgAGATCATAGGACCAAATATGGATACCGATACCAGTCCAGACGAAGAGCACGACGTCAGAGTTAGTTTGGAACCTGCCACAAATTCTAG aATTCAAACAGAACCATCTAATACCGCTGTAGTTGATATGGAACTGGAAGAAGTCACTTCAGTAGTATCCACTAAAAGTATGAGTTCAAATGGCACAACAGACTTACCACTGAAGCACAGGTTACGTAGTTCATCTCGACAACAGAATAGTAAACTGGAGGATGAAAGAGACAGACCAAAAGATGTTGAAAGAGTTGATAATGCTCTTGAAGATCATAATGCTGAAGCTATTTGGAGTATTATTAATGCAAACATTGTTGGAAATAAACAGATATTGGACAAAAGTCCTGCGATCGGAAATGCTGCAGCAGCAAAGCCTGCTGTGGCTATCCAATCCACTGAATTGTCGCAAGCTGTATCAATTCCTCCTGCAAATCAGATCGCAGACAGTACTGAAGTAATGGAAAATGATGTTACCAGCGACAAAAGTAGTGAGAAACCAGCTGTTGAAAAGCTCGTTTGTCTAAATTCTAATTCTGAGCCAAAAAGCAATCAGAGTGATCTCATTAGTGAACAAGAAATGATGGCTATGCCTACATTAATCGTTTGTTCTGCAGAAGAAATGCGCGATAGTATCAAAGCAGATAATCTGT CCTCATCTCGATCAAGTGTGTCTTACCCTGAACCTCGATTTGTTCCCATTGCCCCAAAAG GACCTGATTGTTTGGCGCCAATGCAGCCATTGTATCTCAGAGCTGTACAAGTTCCAGTAAAAGTtcaatcaaaaattcaaccgCAAGTCGCTACCAAAgtagagaaaatgaaaacgaaatctCCATCATCACCACAGGTATCAAGAGCCAATACAAAGTTCAATcgcaagatgatgaaaaaaaggaaaaatcctAAGTCCGCTATTGTACCGACAAATACCGCTGTAGAGTCTGAAACTTCGTCAGTTACAAACACAGAACAGGCTGGTCCTGCAGAAGTTGAATCTATAACACTTTATGCAAATGACAATAGCTTTGGTACGCTAATCGAAAATGCAGGGAATATGCCAATCATAAATCTTGATGATACGGCTTTAACCAGTACCGGTTTCTCGCCTTATCTGAAATTTCATGATAGCAAAAATATCGCACCAAAGTCCAACATATCATCCGTAAAACTGTCCAGTGATATTCCGATTGAACAATTAGATGCAGATACCAAGGTTGACGAATCCAAAGTATTGCCTCATAcagagaatattttattcgcTCGAAGAACTCCAAAGTCGTTGTTAAGAAGTAGGTCCAAAAATAACAGATTAAGCATGTCGACCCCTCGAAGGCGAAGCAATCACATCAGAGCACTGGATTTTAACACCCCAACGAAATCATCAAATTCAGAGCAGAAGATAGGCAGCAGCAAGAGTGTacaattttctccaaaatcgTCTAAACGCATAAAATCAGCTTGTAGAACAAGTCTCTTCAAGTCTCCACCTTTTTCTGGTTCGGTAACGATGTCACAGAAAATAAGAACACCAGCGAAAGATCGACAGTTATACAAAGTACCAATTGCTACCAGAAGCCCAGCTCCAAAGTTACTCGGAGGCTGGGATAAGTACACTGGCGTCGGAATGATCCTTGGTGGCACATCACCACATCCCAGTTCCTCATCGACATCCCTCGAACATGATGAACCACCGCCCTGTTCTCAAGCAAAATCCTCTTCATGCaccgtgaaaaaaagttgggaTGCCGATCTCAGACAAGCTTTACAAGAATATCAACAACCTTCGTGTTCAACATCGGTAGTGAAAAAGGCACCTACAAAAGTGAAAAGTAGAGTTGGAAAAAGCTGTAGCACAGATAGAGTAGAAAATGCTTCAAAATCTGAAGGAAGTGAAAATGACGAACAGTCGAAGTATGGCAAAATAATAGACCAGAATAAATCTAAGTTGATTATAAAACagggtgaaaaatgttttgacAAAGTTATATCTGATGAAGTTGCGGGTGTTATTCCTACAGTAGGAAACAACTTAGAGATATCACTGCAAGAAAATAACTCTGCTTTGAATATCAATGTCGAATTAGTGATGCAAAACGATGCGCAGATCGTTACCTCGGAATCGCGGGATAAACACGCTCAAAAAGATCAGACGGAATCCTGTGAAGGCCAAATTAAAGTCAAAGAAACAGTAAAATCTGCAACTGATCTAagtaaaacgaaagaaaagccaagtgttaaaaaatatgctaaattaaaaacattggaaacaaaaatttcaaaacacaaGTATGATCATCAAATCGAAAGCACAACTGTATGCCCTGTTGATTCCAGCCAAAGGAAAAGTGAATGTTTAAAAGTTTCTCCTGAAACTCGTAGTCAAACAGCTCGCATATCGCAAATGGTTGATTTAGAAACTCCaagaaaagttattatttcttcTGATATCCCTCCCACTCCAAGAATGCTCAGTCCAAGTAGCGCTACTATAACTCCATTTACGAAAATGACCCTGGAATTAAGTAAAGTTCCAGGTTTCATAAGTACGCCGGATTTTCCGCCGACTCCGAACATAGCGTTAACGCCAAAAACAATGGAAGAAAATACGATTGATGCGATCAAAAAAGGAGAATTTGGAACATGTTCGCCGTATTATCAACCAAGTACAGAACAGccgaatattttagaaaatgtgTTCAGTAGACCAAATAACTCGAAAGAAAGTGAACCCGAACTTGTACCCGTTGCATCATCCATGATAACGGACCCTGATGTTATGCTCAATAGTAGAGTGGACAATGATTTTATAAGAAGTACGTCAACGCGTAAACCAGAGATAGAAATAACACAGTTTGAAGTAATAaaggaaaatttatcaaaagaaGAAGCTGACAAGGAATTAAAGATATCAACAAATTCTATTATGAGTACTGAAGTACTATTACCTGAATTGATAAATATGAGGCCTACGGATATTCAAGAACAGATTGGAGtggaaaatgtttttgaacGATCCCCACAAAATCAGAGTAATAATTCCACAAGTGAAAATGAATCAAGCGACTCGTCATCATCTGACACTAGTTCATCTTCATCATCTTCGTCATCATGTAGCTGCTCCAGTTTTGCAACTACATCTACGCCGTTCAAGTCGGTAACAAAATGTAAAACGAAATCTAATGTGTGCGATACCAGCATTGACTCTAGCGCCAAAACTCAATTGCATGTACCAAATACTCACGATTTAATAAGTAAACTTTCTCCCATAACTGCAAATGACGGCATTGGTGCAGTAGAAAGTAACAAAAATCTCATTCAAATGCAAAAAACTTCGTCATTAGAAAGAGGAGAAACATCACCTCTAAAAGTACTTCCACTGATTAAGACTCAGGAGGAGGTGGACGCTTCAACAAAGGAAACACCAGCTAAAGATGAGGCACTACTGTCAGAGGCTAATATTTCGGAAACCCCTAGTAGCTCTAAATCTGGAGTAGAAAGTTTAACGAATTTAAATTCGAAACTTTCTGCATTGGACAACTCTGGCTGTGAAGATAGTTCAAGACAGAATCAAGTAGTTAATAAGACTCATATTCATCCTTCGACAAGACTGAAACCGAAGATTATAAGCGTGCAACACTTTTTGCCAGATGTATCGCTTGCTCTCAAGCCACCATTGTTATCTGAAATCGTAAGCAGTACAACACAACCTTCGAATAGCCAAGTCTCCTTAACATCCGTTACATTAGATGGTAAGCTTGGTATgcatttagaagaaaaaagattgcGTCTTATGGCCAAGCTAAAAAGTAATCCTCAGACAAAGATAGCTCCACATAAAGTTAAAATCAAACAAGTAAATTTAAATGCGAAAATCAATGCTAAAGAAAAACTTAATACAGCAAAATTTTCCACCCATGGACAGAGAAAGCGTTTGACTCAAACCAAATCAAAAAACCAAGTTATTCAGAgttcaccaaaaaaaaatctcaatgcGAAAAACAGTAGCAAAGCACctaacaaacggatttcggaAAATGAAAGTGTTGAGGGAGTTCAGCTTACGCAATCCAAAGATGCCTCggtgaaattcaattctaaAGACTGCAAACAGGAGAAATGTGACGCAGCTAAAAGCGGAATAAAGAATTCAtctaatattaatatacagAAAAGTTCtacgataaaaaagaaagatggtAATGCACctctgaaaagtaaaaaatcggtCACGAGCGTACGAAATCGGCAAGTGCTTCAAGAGACTGCCAAAGTTGAGTGTCCTTCCAAAATTCATGATGCGATGAGGAGTGAAGATCCGTTAACAGTGGGTTTGACTACATTAGATTGCGACACCTCACAACCAACAAATTACACGGAATTGAACGAAGACCTTAGAGCTACTAGCAGAATGATTGATCCAGGACATTCAACCAAACTTGTAGCAATTGCATCTCAAAATTGTGAAACGATCTTTGAAAAAGATTCCAATGAGAAAGATAACATAATCGGAGTTagaacaacaaaattttcatccagcTCCAAAGAAGATGAGGAAGGTGCTGTAGAAAATATCACTATTCCAGTGAAAAAAAGTCAGACAGTTCAGTTGTCTAAGGTGGATCAGATCAAAAGGGATCTTTTTAGTGACGAGGAAAATAGCGATCAGAGAACTACTCGTTCGAAAACCCGTCAATTATCAGATGCGCAAAAAAGTGAACATTTACCTTCTATGCCTGTTTCTAGCGCTCAATCCGAACCAAAGACTTGTGAGATTGTGGCAAAGAAACCAAAAGAAGAATTAACAAATGTTTTAgaatgtttgaaattagttCCAGCGAATAAAACTGAAACAATTGAGAAAACAAGCAACAGTTCTCAATTACATATTAACGAGTTAGGTGAATATCAGTTTTTCCATACTGATTCCGTatcaataaagaaaaagagaacaaagTTTGGTAGCAGTAGTTTAGAGTATGTAATATCTCAGAATCTTGACAATGGAGCAATATGTCGGCAGGCAATGACACCCACCGCctatgaagaaatttttaatcattctccaagACCCAAGAAAAGAGTAATGGCTAAGAAGCTGAAGATGAAAAGTTCGAAATCCATAAAAGAAGAGACTCTGAATCCCACGAGTACATTtggaacaaaatttgaaaacgacaTAATGGAGCCATCACTTACTTCGTCTTTGagcgtaaaattaaaaactgcaTCATCCAATGTTAATAAGAATGATACAAAAACACAAACCAAGGGCCTCAagttaattaaaaaagatGATGAAACAAAGCATGAAG ATGGCAATCCAGTTTCGGAGAAACGGACAACCTTAGACTCAGTAGAAGATCAACCG gTTGAAAAGAAACGACGTATTGCTGACCCGCAATCATTATTGAAGAAATTAGACCTGGACCTCTTTCTAACGTCTGTTCATGGACCTGTCGGACAATAA